Proteins encoded within one genomic window of Prauserella marina:
- a CDS encoding sulfurtransferase, with protein MSREDVLVTTQWAEENLDTPGVVFAEVDEDTTAYDGGHIRGAVKIDWKTDLQDPVRRDFVDKAGFEALLSEKGIGNDDLVVLYGGNNNWFAAYAYWYFKLYGHDKVKLLDGGRKKWELDGRELTSDEVKRERTSYSAKEQDLNLRAFRDEVVDAINTKNLVDVRSPDEFTGKLLAPAHLPQESAQRGGHIPSAVNVPWSKAANEDGTFKSAEELTELYREAGLDTEKSTIAYCRIGERSSHTWFALRELIGLSDVKNYDGSWTEYGSLVGVPIETGEK; from the coding sequence ATGAGCCGCGAAGACGTCCTGGTCACTACCCAGTGGGCAGAGGAGAACCTGGACACCCCCGGCGTGGTGTTCGCCGAAGTCGACGAGGACACCACAGCCTACGACGGCGGGCACATCCGTGGCGCCGTGAAGATCGACTGGAAGACCGACCTACAGGACCCGGTTCGCCGTGACTTCGTCGACAAGGCCGGCTTCGAAGCGCTGCTGTCCGAGAAGGGCATCGGCAACGATGACCTCGTCGTCCTCTACGGCGGCAACAACAACTGGTTCGCCGCGTACGCGTACTGGTACTTCAAGCTCTACGGCCACGACAAGGTCAAGCTGCTCGACGGTGGCCGCAAGAAGTGGGAGCTGGACGGAAGGGAGCTGACCTCCGACGAGGTCAAGCGCGAGCGCACCAGCTACTCGGCCAAGGAGCAGGACCTCAACCTGCGGGCGTTCCGCGACGAGGTCGTCGACGCGATCAACACCAAGAACCTCGTCGACGTCAGGTCGCCCGACGAGTTCACCGGCAAGCTGCTCGCTCCGGCCCACCTTCCGCAGGAGTCGGCGCAGCGGGGCGGGCACATCCCGAGCGCGGTCAACGTGCCGTGGTCGAAGGCTGCCAACGAGGACGGCACCTTCAAGTCCGCTGAGGAGCTGACCGAGCTGTACCGGGAGGCAGGTCTCGACACGGAGAAGTCGACCATCGCCTACTGCCGCATCGGCGAGCGTTCCAGCCACACCTGGTTCGCCCTTCGTGAGCTGATCGGCCTCAGCGACGTCAAGAACTACGACGGGTCCTGGACGGAATACGGCTCGCTGGTCGGCGTGCCCATCGAGACGGGAGAGAAGTGA
- a CDS encoding thioredoxin family protein → MAGLWVLLGTLAAAVVAGIVLSARNGRIRKARTTPIPTAGAAESVGAEQQAATLPEPVSAVLAPGSAVTLVQISTTFCAPCRHARAVLSSLAERTDGLEHVDIDVTDQPSVAHRLGVLRTPTTLAFTSGGGELFRVSGVPKAADLLGALEPHLLPRIERGSHSEGA, encoded by the coding sequence GTGGCGGGTTTGTGGGTGCTACTCGGCACGCTGGCCGCGGCTGTCGTCGCGGGCATCGTGCTGAGCGCCCGCAACGGCCGCATCAGGAAGGCGAGGACGACTCCGATCCCCACGGCAGGGGCCGCCGAGAGCGTAGGGGCCGAGCAGCAGGCAGCCACGCTTCCCGAACCGGTGAGCGCCGTACTCGCGCCGGGATCGGCCGTCACGCTCGTGCAGATCTCGACCACGTTCTGCGCCCCGTGCAGGCACGCGAGGGCGGTACTTTCGTCGTTGGCCGAGCGCACCGACGGGCTTGAACATGTCGACATCGACGTCACCGACCAGCCCTCCGTCGCGCACCGGCTCGGCGTGCTGCGCACCCCCACGACACTCGCCTTCACCTCCGGCGGCGGCGAACTGTTTCGGGTCAGCGGCGTCCCCAAGGCCGCTGACCTGCTCGGAGCGCTGGAACCGCATCTCCTCCCACGGATTGAACGCGGTTCCCACTCTGAGGGAGCCTGA
- a CDS encoding DUF4395 domain-containing protein gives MSARAAVDPRGPRFAAIVTTIVLAVVLLTGWWPLLAAQTVVFAIGAFIGLKPAPYSVLYRLLVAPRLKPTSEREDAAPLRFAQTVGFVFALVGTIGYAAGVPALGIVATAFALFAAFLNAAFGFCLGCELYLLGKRLSNRTEPAR, from the coding sequence ATGTCCGCAAGAGCAGCGGTGGATCCACGTGGTCCGCGCTTCGCAGCCATCGTGACGACGATCGTGCTCGCCGTCGTCCTGCTCACCGGCTGGTGGCCGCTGCTCGCGGCACAGACCGTGGTGTTCGCGATCGGCGCGTTCATCGGTCTGAAACCGGCACCGTATTCGGTGTTGTATCGCCTGCTCGTCGCTCCACGGTTGAAGCCGACCTCGGAGAGGGAAGACGCGGCGCCGCTGCGGTTCGCGCAGACCGTCGGATTCGTGTTCGCCCTCGTCGGCACCATCGGATACGCGGCGGGAGTGCCCGCGCTCGGCATCGTCGCGACCGCTTTCGCGTTGTTCGCCGCCTTTCTGAACGCGGCGTTCGGCTTCTGCCTTGGTTGCGAGCTGTACCTGCTCGGCAAGCGACTGTCCAACCGCACCGAACCCGCGCGCTGA
- a CDS encoding DUF1416 domain-containing protein codes for MSDGCGAPAQTATASDEDTGGQVVVAGTVTGEAGPVGGAYVRLLNADGEFAGEVQASQEGDFRFYAAPGDWTVRALHRTGNGQAAVTAEGPGVHKVAVGIG; via the coding sequence ATGAGCGACGGTTGCGGCGCCCCGGCGCAGACCGCGACGGCCTCGGACGAGGACACTGGCGGCCAGGTCGTCGTCGCGGGCACGGTCACGGGTGAAGCCGGTCCGGTCGGCGGCGCGTACGTCAGGCTGCTCAACGCCGACGGCGAGTTCGCCGGCGAGGTGCAGGCATCGCAGGAAGGCGACTTCCGGTTCTACGCCGCGCCTGGCGACTGGACGGTGCGGGCACTGCACCGCACCGGCAACGGACAGGCGGCGGTGACCGCCGAAGGTCCCGGCGTGCACAAGGTCGCCGTCGGCATCGGCTGA
- a CDS encoding FABP family protein, which produces MSASGDEAIRIAEERAETTAKRNIPQLDDLPIPGDTANLREGPNLNDACLALLPLVGVWRGEGEVNYPTIDGPYRFAQQLTISHDGRPFLFHEARSWLLDEEGNVIRPAARETGWWRPQADDTIELLLAHSSGILELFYGKPKTQSSWQLSTDAVVRTSTAKEVTAAQRLYGIVANGDLGFVEERAMVGQPMTPHTSALLHRVIG; this is translated from the coding sequence ATGTCGGCAAGCGGCGACGAAGCCATCAGGATCGCTGAGGAACGCGCGGAAACCACGGCGAAGCGCAACATTCCCCAGCTCGACGACCTGCCCATTCCCGGAGACACGGCAAACCTGCGTGAGGGGCCCAACCTCAACGACGCCTGTCTCGCGCTGCTGCCGCTCGTCGGCGTGTGGCGCGGTGAGGGCGAGGTCAATTACCCGACCATCGACGGCCCCTACCGCTTCGCCCAGCAGCTCACGATCTCCCACGACGGCCGTCCGTTCCTCTTCCACGAAGCCCGTTCCTGGCTTCTCGACGAAGAGGGCAACGTGATCAGGCCCGCTGCCCGCGAAACCGGCTGGTGGCGGCCACAGGCCGACGACACGATCGAACTGCTGCTCGCCCATTCGAGCGGCATCCTCGAACTGTTCTACGGCAAGCCGAAGACGCAGTCCTCGTGGCAGCTCTCCACCGACGCGGTCGTTCGGACCTCGACGGCAAAAGAGGTGACCGCCGCTCAGCGCCTTTACGGCATCGTCGCGAACGGCGACCTCGGCTTCGTCGAGGAACGCGCCATGGTCGGCCAGCCCATGACCCCCCACACCTCCGCGCTCCTGCACCGAGTCATCGGCTAG